The Campylobacter hyointestinalis subsp. hyointestinalis nucleotide sequence TATAGGTATATTTGATCTTACTATGCAAAGTAAAAGTTTGCAAGCAACTCTATTTAGTCCCGAGCCTATCTTGTTTGCAGGAGTTATATACTACGCAAACGTCAAACTCTTTTCACTTCTTGCAAAACTCTTAGAAAATAGGCTAAACAAAAATGATTAAGATAGAAAATTTAGTAAAAAACTACGGAAATTTAAAAGTTTTAAACAGCATAAGCACCGAGATAAAAAAAGGTGAAGTCGTAGCTATCATCGGACCTAGCGGCGGCGGGAAAAGTACTTTTTTACGCTGTATCAACCGCCTTGAAGAGCCTACGAGCGGTCATATTTTTATAAAGGGTGTAGATATTTTAGATCCTAAGATCAATATAAATAAAATTCGCCAAAAAGTATCTATGGTATTTCAGCATTTTAATCTTTTTGCAAACAAAACTGTAATGCAAAATCTCACGCTTGCCCCACTCCAAACAGGACTTTGCGATCTAAAAACAGCAAACGATAGAGCAAACGAACTACTAAAAAAAGTCGGACTTTCATACAAAGCAAACGCTTATCCTCATAAGCTAAGCGGTGGACAAAAACAACGCATAGCTATAGCTAGAAGCCTTGCTATGGAGCCTGATATCATACTTTTTGACGAGCCGACAAGCGCACTTGATCCAGAGATGATAGGCGAAGTTTTAAGCATTATGAAAGAAGTCGCCAAAGACGGGCTTACGATGCTTGTAGTAACTCACGAAATGGGATTTGCTAAAAACGTAGCAAATAGGATATTTTTTATGGATAAAGGTATCATCGCAGTCGATGATACGCCAAAAAATGTCTTTGAAAACTGCACCCATCCACGTTTAAACGAATTTTTAAACAAGATACTAAATCACTAGAAAAGGAAAACAAAATGAAAAGTTTTTTTAAATTTATCGTTGCTGCTTGTGTAGCAGCCGGTTTTTCCCACGCCGCAGACGTGTTAAGAGTAGGCACAAATGCCGCTTATCCTCCATTTGAATTCATAGATGAACAAAATAAAATAGCTGGTTTTGATATGGATCTTATAGACGCTCTATCAAAAAAAGTAGGATTTGAGTATAAGATAGTAAATATGAGCTTTGATGGGCTTATACCTGCTCTAAAAGCAGGTAAAATAGACGCAGTAGCAGCAGCTATGAGCGCAACTCCTGATCGCATAAAAGCAGTAAGTTTTACAAAGCCTTACTATACTACGGAAAATTTATTTATTAAACAAGCGAAAAACGGTGATCTAACATCAAAGCAAAACTTAGAGGGTAAAAAAATCGCAGTACAATTAGGAACCGTCCAAGAAATAGCAGCTCGCTCTATAAAAGGCGTTAAAGTTATGGCAAACGAAGATATATTTGCAGCTATAATGGCACTTAAAAACGGCAAAGTAGATGCTGTTTTAGTAGATAGTTCTATAGGTTATGGTTACTTAAACAAAAACAAAGACCTAGCCGAGTTTTTAAAAGAACCTGATGGTAGCGAAGGCTTTTCTATAGCTTTTGATAAAAACAAACATACCGATCTGATCGCAAAGATCAACCAAGCAACCCAAGAGCTAAAAAATGATGGTACTTATGATAAGCTGCTTGAAAAATACAATCTAAAATAGTCTCAAACAAATAAAAAGGAGAGTTTGATGAATAGGGTTTTTAAATTTATCTTTGCTTTATTATTGATGCTAAACCTAGCAAATGCTAAAACGTTGATATTTGGCTCAGACGCTGAGTATCCTCCGTTTGGCTATGTGGATGAACACAATAAAATAGCGGGATTTGATATAGATCTAGTAGATGCTATATCTAAAAAAGCTGGATTTGAGTATAAATTTATAAAAGTCGGGTTTGACGCTTTGATACCTGCTCTAAAAGCCGGTAAGATAGACGCTATCGCAGCTAGCATGAGCGCTACAACTGAAAGAAGAAAATCAGTTGATTTCTCAAATGCGTATTTTTATACAAAAAATTTGTATCTTAAAATGGCGAGCGACAAAGAGATCACTTCAAAAGACGACCTCAAGACAAAACGAATAGGTGCAATGCTAGGCACAGTCCAAGAAAGCGTTGCCCATGAGATAAAAGGTGCAAAAGTCATAGCCACAGAGGGCATAGCAGGAAGCATTATGAATCTAAAAGCTGGTAAAGTCGATGTCGTGATAGTAGATAGCTCAGTAGGATACGGCTATCTTAAGAAAAACACCGATATAGTAAAATGGCTTGAAGAAAACGATGGAAGTGACGGTTTTGCAATGGCGTTTGACAAAGATAAACATAGCGAGTTTTTAGCTAAATTTAACAAAGCCTTAGAAGATATCAAAAATGACGGAACATACGAAAAACTTCTTGAAAAATACGATCTAAAATAGCTTAGCCCTACTTTAGGGCTAAATTTAAGGGCTTGAAATGTGTCAATTATATGTTTTAACAGACAAAGAATTTACTCCGCAAAATAGTATCTCTGGGCAAATTTTAGAGCTCTTAAATTCTGGTATCAAGTTCATTCAATACAGAAATAAAATACAAGATCACGATATAAGATTACTCAGATCAATAGCTGGCTTATGTGATGACTTTAACGCAAAGTTTATCATAAACGATGATCCATTCTTGGCTAAAGCTTGCGGTGCACACGGTGTTCATATCGGAAAAGACGATGAAGATATAAAAAAAGCAAAAGAATTGCTAGGCAAAAACTCCATTATAGGAGTTAGTTGCTACAACGATATAAATTTAGCGCTAAAAGCTCAAAGAGATGGCGCTTCTTACGTTGCTTTTGGAGCGATGTATATGAGTAAAA carries:
- a CDS encoding amino acid ABC transporter ATP-binding protein — protein: MIKIENLVKNYGNLKVLNSISTEIKKGEVVAIIGPSGGGKSTFLRCINRLEEPTSGHIFIKGVDILDPKININKIRQKVSMVFQHFNLFANKTVMQNLTLAPLQTGLCDLKTANDRANELLKKVGLSYKANAYPHKLSGGQKQRIAIARSLAMEPDIILFDEPTSALDPEMIGEVLSIMKEVAKDGLTMLVVTHEMGFAKNVANRIFFMDKGIIAVDDTPKNVFENCTHPRLNEFLNKILNH
- a CDS encoding basic amino acid ABC transporter substrate-binding protein, with protein sequence MKSFFKFIVAACVAAGFSHAADVLRVGTNAAYPPFEFIDEQNKIAGFDMDLIDALSKKVGFEYKIVNMSFDGLIPALKAGKIDAVAAAMSATPDRIKAVSFTKPYYTTENLFIKQAKNGDLTSKQNLEGKKIAVQLGTVQEIAARSIKGVKVMANEDIFAAIMALKNGKVDAVLVDSSIGYGYLNKNKDLAEFLKEPDGSEGFSIAFDKNKHTDLIAKINQATQELKNDGTYDKLLEKYNLK
- a CDS encoding transporter substrate-binding domain-containing protein; the encoded protein is MNRVFKFIFALLLMLNLANAKTLIFGSDAEYPPFGYVDEHNKIAGFDIDLVDAISKKAGFEYKFIKVGFDALIPALKAGKIDAIAASMSATTERRKSVDFSNAYFYTKNLYLKMASDKEITSKDDLKTKRIGAMLGTVQESVAHEIKGAKVIATEGIAGSIMNLKAGKVDVVIVDSSVGYGYLKKNTDIVKWLEENDGSDGFAMAFDKDKHSEFLAKFNKALEDIKNDGTYEKLLEKYDLK
- the thiE gene encoding thiamine phosphate synthase yields the protein MCQLYVLTDKEFTPQNSISGQILELLNSGIKFIQYRNKIQDHDIRLLRSIAGLCDDFNAKFIINDDPFLAKACGAHGVHIGKDDEDIKKAKELLGKNSIIGVSCYNDINLALKAQRDGASYVAFGAMYMSKTKPNAPLCDHDTIKKAKENLSIPICVIGGINALNLKEVSTLMPDLIAIVSAAYSPKSISENITNLNNIIRN